In one Misgurnus anguillicaudatus chromosome 1, ASM2758022v2, whole genome shotgun sequence genomic region, the following are encoded:
- the LOC129431817 gene encoding uncharacterized protein: MEVKEEVQEVKVEEIQHELDDFTPEEKYSDYLQTSQKNETQMMPAVWKEFYPSQQHANNFTNTNVKPRSGEKPYKCTQCGDDFTHMGHLKLHERIHTREKSFSCHQCGKTFGNMSCLKAHLNTHAGETHRGYGNERNVSANVMNHNEKMAFTCSQCGKGFGVKGNLKAQIKSHNGEKRCPECAKGFSHNANLNSHVRIHSREKPYKCSECGDDFTNKGHLKLHERVHTGEKPYKCSECGKSFTRNGSLEFHLRIHTGERPYTCTHCGKSFRLKVHLKNHITIHTGEKPFTCAHCGKSFALQARLKSHVRIHTEEKPHSCSPCVESFKEKTQLKSHATSHRPFACLRCGKGFSRKTLLKVHLRIHTGEKPFTCLQCGKSFIRESSLKIHKQSHSEERPFRCVRCGKGFKHKSNLTTHIKIHTGVKPYTCTHCGKSFAMKSQLQSHVTIHTGQRPFACSQCGKGFVQEAILKNHLRIHSGEKPFTCLQCGKSFTHASNLKVHQQSHSEEKSFSCDVCGKTFVSALFLKRHQKTHTNKTPYSCSVCGKSFSLIDYLKRHQKIHTCEKTCV, encoded by the coding sequence aTGGAAGTGAAGGAAGAAGTTCAGGAAGTGAAAGTGGAGGAGATACAACATGAACTCGATGATTTCACCCCTGAAGAAAAATATTCAGATTATTTACAAACATCTCAGAAAAATGAAACCCAAATGATGCCGGcggtgtggaaagagttttatcCGTCCCAGCAGCATGCAAACAATTTTACAAATACAAACGTGAAGCCTCGCAGCGGAGAGAAGCCGTACAAATGCACTCAATGTGGAGATGATTTTACACACATGGGACATCTTAAGTTACATGAAAGGATTCACACTCGTGAGAAGAGTTTCTCCTGCCATCAATGTGGAAAGACTTTTGGAAATATGAGTTGCCTTAAGGCACATTTGAATACTCACGCTGGAGAAACACACAGGGGTTATGGAAATGAAAGAAATGTTTCAGCTAATGTAATGAATCATAATGAAAAGATGGCTTTCACCTGCTCTCAGTGTGGAAAAGGTTTTGGAGTAAAAGGAAACCTAAAAGCTCAAATAAAATCACACAACGGTGAGAAACGGTGCCCTGAATGTGCAAAAGGTTTTTCACACAATGCAAATTTAAATTCTCATGTAAGGATTCACAGCAGAGAGAAGCCGTACAAATGCTCCGAGTGTGGAGATGATTTTACAAATAAAGGACACCTGAAGTTACATGAAAGGGTTCACACCGGTGAGAAGCCGTACAAATGCTCcgagtgtggaaagagtttcacgcGAAACGGAAGCCTGGAGTTTCATTTaaggattcacactggagagagacCGTACACCTGTActcactgtggaaagagttttagatTGAAAGTTCATCTTAAGAATCACATAACAATTCACACCGGTGAGAAACCTTTCACTTGCGctcactgtggaaagagttttgcaCTTCAAGCGAGGTTGAAGTCTCATGTGAGGATTCACACTGAAGAGAAACCTCACAGCTGCAGTCCGTGTGTTGAGAGTTTTAAAGAGAAAACGCAGCTTAAGAGTCACGCCACCAGCCACAGACCTTTCGCTTGTCTGCGATGTGGAAAGGGTTTTTCACGAAAAACACTCCTGAAAGTTCACTTGAGGATTCATACGGGAGAGAAACCTTTCACGtgtcttcagtgtggaaagagttttataaGAGAATCAAGTCTTAAAATTCACAAGCAGTCTCATTCTGAAGAAAGACCGTTCAGGTGTGTTCGGTGTGGGAAAGGTTTCAAACATAAATCAAACCTTACGACTCACATAAAGATCCACACTGGAGTGAAACCTTACACGTGTActcactgtggaaagagttttgcaatgaaatctcagcttcagagtcaCGTAACAATTCACACGGGTCAGAGACCTTTCGCTTGCTCGCAGTGTGGAAAGGGTTTTGTACAAGAAGCAATCCTGAAAAATCACTTGAGGATTCATTCGGGAGAAAAACCTTTCACGtgtcttcagtgtggaaagagtttcactcATGCATCAAATCTCAAAGTTCACCAGCAATCTCATTCTGAAGAAAAATCATTCAGCTGTGATGTGTGTGGAAAAACATTCGTTTCAGCTTTGTTCCTAAAAAGACATCAGAAAACTCATACAAATAAAACCCCATACTCGTGTTCAgtctgtggaaagagtttttcaCTCATTGACTATTTGAAAAGACACCAGAAAATACACACCTGTGAGAAAACTTGTGTGTGA